The following coding sequences lie in one Brassica napus cultivar Da-Ae unplaced genomic scaffold, Da-Ae ScsIHWf_715;HRSCAF=1037, whole genome shotgun sequence genomic window:
- the LOC106451925 gene encoding putative pentatricopeptide repeat-containing protein At3g18840 yields MNSVKHGFLHHTRSIKAGLALTTVSSNHLVNIYSRNGLLQEARKVFDEMPDRNVYSWNAMISSYVKSNDLKEANKLFRTVNSKRDLVTYNTLLSGFAKTDGCESEAIEMFGEMRRKEEDGNWVDDFTLTIMLKLSAKLTNAFYGEQLHGVMVKTGNDASKFAVSSLVHMYSKCGKFKEVCNVFDGSCVEVIDGVAKNAMVAAYCREGDIDRSLSIFWRNPELNNTVSWNTLIWGYAENGFEEEALKMAVSMEESGLKWDEHTTAAVLNVVSSLKSLKIGKEVHGRVVKIGSYSNKFISNGIVDVYCKCGDMKYAESVHLLYGFGDLYSTSSMIVGYSSQGKMVEARRLFDSLFDKNLVLWNAMFLGYLKVCQPDYVLELAREFIAKEDKVTDSSVMVSILGACSLQASIEPGKEIHCHSLRSGTLMDKKLVTAFVDMYSKCGNVEYAAKVFGSSFERDTVMYNAMLSGYAHHGHDAKAFKLFEDMTEAGLKPDEITFIALLSACRHSGLVLEGEKYFKSMTEVCNISPEVGHYTCMIDLYGKTNRLDEAIELMKGIDESEEDAVILGAFLNACNLNKSTELVKEVEEKLLDIDGCNGSRYIHLANSYASSGRWDEMRQIRNRMRGKELGKFYGCSWAYIDNQLHMFRSSDSSHFRTEAIYSMLHFVTKDSTEMIA; encoded by the coding sequence ATGAATTCCGTAAAACACGGGTTTTTGCATCACACTCGTTCCATTAAAGCTGGTTTAGCCTTGACAACAGTCTCCTCGAACCATCTCGTTAATATCTACTCAAGAAATGGCTTATTACAGGAAGCTCGTAaggtgttcgacgaaatgcctGACAGAAACGTTTACTCATGGAACGCTATGATCTCATCCTACGTAAAGTCCAACGATTTGAAAGAAGCGAATAAACTGTTCAGAACGGTTAATTCTAAACGAGATTTGGTAACCTATAACACTCTGCTTTCAGGGTTTGCCAAAACTGATGGGTGTGAGAGTGAAGCCATTGAGATGTTTGGTGAGATGCGAAGGAAAGAAGAGGATGGGAATTGGGTTGATGATTTCACTCTCACCATAATGCTCAAACTCTCTGCGAAGCTAACCAACGCGTTTTATGGTGAGCAGTTGCATGGCGTTATGGTGAAAACAGGGAATGATGCAAGCAAGTTTGCCGTGAGCTCTCTCGTTCACATGTACTCGAAGTGTGGGAAGTTCAAGGAAGTTTGTAATGTCTTTGATGGATCGTGTGTTGAGGTTATTGATGGTGTGGCTAAGAACGCGATGGTTGCTGCTTATTGTAGAGAAGGTGACATTGACAGATCTTTGAGTATATTCTGGAGGAATCCAGAACTGAATAATACAGTTTCTTGGAATACATTGATTTGGGGATATGCGGAGAATGGATTTGAGGAAGAAGCTTTGAAGATGGCTGTTAGTATGGAGGAAAGTGGGTTGAAATGGGATGAACACACAACCGCGGCTGTACTAAATGTTGTGAGTAGTTTGAAGAGCTTGAAGATTGGAAAGGAAGTGCATGGTCGGGTGGTGAAGATCGgatcatattctaataagtttatAAGCAATGGGATTGTTGATGTTTACTGTAAGTGTGGAGATATGAAGTATGCGGAGTCTGTCCATTTGTTATATGGTTTTGGCGACTTGTATTCAACTTCTTCGATGATTGTGGGTTACTCGTCTCAGGGAAAGATGGTGGAAGCAAGGAGGCTGTTTGATTCTTTGTTTGACAAGAATTTAGTGTTGTGGAATGCAATGTTCTTGGGGTATCTCAAAGTATGTCAACCTGATTACGTCCTTGAACTTGCACGTGAGTTTATAGCCAAGGAGGACAAAGTTACTGATTCTTCGGTCATGGTTAGCATCCTTGGTGCATGCTCTTTACAAGCTTCAATCGAACCGGGGAAGGAGATTCACTGTCACAGCTTAAGATCAGGGACCTTAATGGATAAGAAACTTGTGACCGCTTTTGTTGACATGTATTCAAAATGCGGGAACGTTGAGTATGCTGCAAAGGTCTTTGGTAGTAGCTTCGAGAGAGATACAGTTATGTACAACGCTATGTTATCTGGTTATGCTCATCATGGCCATGACGCAAAAGCTTTCAAGCTCTTTGAAGACATGACTGAGGCTGGACTCAAGCCGGATGAGATCACTTTTATAGCCCTCCTATCAGCTTGTCGTCACAGTGGCTTAGTTCTAGAGGGTGAGAAGTACTTCAAGTCGATGACAGAGGTTTGCAATATATCCCCCGAGGTTGGTCACTATACCTGCATGATAGATTTGTACGGAAAGACCAATAGATTAGACGAAGCCATAGAACTAATGAAAGGTATTGatgaatctgaagaagatgctGTTATTCTTGGAGCGTTTTTAAATGCTTGTAACTTGAACAAGAGTACAGAGCTTGTGAAGGAAGTGGAAGAGAAACTGTTAGACATTGATGGATGTAACGGGTCTCGGTATATTCACCTTGCTAACTCTTATGCCTCGTCTGGTAGATGGGATGAGATGAGACAGATACGGAATCGTATGAGAGGGAAGGAGCTGGGAAAGTTTTATGGGTGCAGCTGGGCATATATTGATAATCAACTTCATATGTTTAGGTCCTCTGATAGTTCGCATTTCAGAACTGAAGCTATATATTCTATGCTACATTTTGTGACTAAGGATTCGACTGAAATGATTGCGTAA
- the LOC106451924 gene encoding probable 1-acyl-sn-glycerol-3-phosphate acyltransferase 5 — MEKKLKNSNNMSLIRMLRGIICLMVLVSTAFMMLIFWGFLSAVVMRLFSLHYSRKCVYFFFGSWLALWPFLFEKINRTKVIFSGDKVPCESRVLLIANHRTEVDWMYFWDLALRKGQIGNMKYVLKSSLMKLPLFGWAFHLFEFIPVERKWKVDEANLRQMVSSFKDPRDGLWLGLFPEGTDYTEAKCERSKKFAAENGLPELNNVLLPKTKGFVSCLEELDSSLDAVYDVTIGYKTRCPSFLDNVYGTEPSEVHIHIRRISQNQIPNQEKEINAWLMNTFQLKDQLLSEFYSRGHFPNEGTEKEFSTIKQLINCLAVIVFTIICTHLTFFSSMIWFKIYVSLVCAYLTYATHFNLRPAPLVETAKKSFQISKK; from the exons ATGGAAAAGAAACTTAAAAACTCTAATAACATGTCTCTGATAAGAATGTTAAGAGGTATCATATGTCTGATGGTGTTGGTTTCAACAGCTTTTATGATGTTGATTTTCTGGGGGTTCCTATCAGCTGTAGTGATGAGGCTTTTCAGCTTACACTACAGCCGTAAATGTGTTTATTTCTTCTTTGGCTCGTGGCTCGCCTTGTGGCCTTTCCTCTTTGAGAAGATCAACAGAACCAAAGTTATCTTCTCAGGGGATAAGGTTCCTTGTGAGTCACGAGTGTTGCTCATTGCCAATCACCGAACAGAGGTTGACTGGATGTACTTCTGGGATCTTGCACTGCGTAAAGGTCAGATTGGGAATATGAAGTATGTCCTTAAGAGCAGTCTGATGAAGTTGCCTCTGTTCGGTTGGGCGTTTCACCTCTTTGAGTTTATCCCCGTTGAGCGGAAATGGAAAGTAGATGAAGCAAACTTGAGGCAGATGGTTTCCAGTTTTAAGGATCCTCGAGATGGTTTATGGCTTGGTCTTTTCCCCGAGGGCACAGATTACAC AGAGGCTAAATGCGAAAGGAGCAAGAAGTTTGCAGCTGAGAATGGCCTTCCAGAACTGAACAATGTGTTGCTTCCCAAGACAAAAGGTTTTGTCTCCTGCTTGGAAGAATTGGATTCCTCACTTGATGCAG TTTATGATGTGACCATCGGTTACAAAACCCGTTGTCCATCTTTCTTAGACAATGTCTACGGTACTGAACCATCAGAAGTTCACATCCACATCCGTCGTATCAGCCAAAACCAAATCCCGAATCAGGAAAAGGAAATCAATGCTTGGTTAATGAACACATTCCAGCTCAAAGACCAGCTGCTCAGTGAGTTCTACTCTCGTGGCCATTTCCCTAACGAAGGAACAGAAAAAGAGTTCAGCACAATAAAGCAACTCATAAACTGCTTGGCGGTGATTGTGTTCACGATCATCTGTACGCATCTCACCTTCTTCTCGTCGATGATCTGGTTCAAGATCTATGTCTCTTTGGTCTGTGCCTACTTGACCTATGCTACTCATTTCAATCTTCGTCCTGCGCCACTTGTTGAGACTGCAAAGAAAAGCTTTCAAATTAGTAAAAAATGA
- the LOC125605179 gene encoding phospholipase A-2-activating protein-like, protein MMDIDFNEYKLRCELRGHDDDVRGICVCTDEHIATSSRDRTIRIWSLDSDNKRKYSPSKILLGHTSFVGPLAWISPNEEYPEGRLISGSMDTSVFVWNLTNGEIVQALKGHKMQVTGVTLDNEDIVSSSVDQTLKRWRNGQLVESWEAHQSPIQAVLRLPSGELVSGSSDTTLKLWKGTTSLQTFAGHADTVRGLAVMPDLGFLSASHDGSIRLWALSGEVLLEMVGHTSIVYSVDAHASGLIVSGSEDRHAKIWKDGVCVQSLEHPGCVWDAKFLENGDIVTACSDGVARVWTVRDGMIADQMEIDAFDSQLSQYKLSRKKVGGMKLDELPGLDSLTLPGTSDGQTKVVREGDNGVAYVWNMKDQRWDKIGEVVDGPEGVADRPLHDGVQYDFVFDVDIGDGEPIRKLPYNRSDNPYDAADKWLLKENLPLAYRQQIVEFILQNSGQKDFNFNPSFRDPFTGANAYVPGQSSHTAATTAKPLYKHIPKRGVLVFDVAQYDGILKKMTEFNNTLRADPVHTDKSLTEVEVSRVGAMVKILKDTSHYHATSFAGMDISLILKVLQAWPPAMMFPATDLVRMLVLHPHGASLLIKHVEGNNDLLLDLIKKVTEDSALPANLLTTVRVLVNLFKNPSFHYWLQRHHSQILDAFSNCYSSPNKNLQLAYSTLLLNYAVLLIEKKDQEGQAQVLSAALQIAEEDAADVDSKFRSLVAIGSLMLEGLVKKIAIDFEVESIAKSAKASKEAKIVEVGADIDLVIRQP, encoded by the exons ATGATGGATATCGATTTCAACGAATACAAGCTCAGGTGCGAGCTCCGTGGCCACGATGACGAT GTTCGTGGAATATGTGTGTGCACTGATGAGCATATAGCTACCTCCTCAAGAGACAGAACCATTAGGATATGGTCACTTGATTCTGATAATAAGCGAAAGTATTCACCTTCCAAGATTCTTCTGGGTCATACTAGCTTTGTTGGGCCGCTTGCATGGATCTCTCCCAACGAGGAGTATCCTGAAGGAAGGCTCATCTCTGGGAGCATGGATACTTCCGTTTTCGTTTGGAACTTGACTAATGGAGAGATTGTTCAGGCTTTGAAGGGTCATAAGATGCAAGTCACTGGTGTTACTCTTGACAACGAGGACATTGTTTCATCTTCTGTTGATCA AACTCTGAAACGATGGAGAAACGGCCAGCTTGTTGAATCTTGGGAGGCACACCAGTCGCCTATCCAGGCAGTGTTGAGATTGCCGTCTGGTGAGCTCGTTTCTGGTTCAAGTGATACCACTCTCAAACTCTGGAAGGGAACAACAAGTCTACAAACTTTTGCTGGGCATGCAG ACACTGTTAGAGGTTTAGCCGTGATGCCTGATTTAGGATTTCTTTCAGCATCACATGATGG cTCAATCAGGCTCTGGGCTCTAAGTGGCGAAGTTCTTTTGGAGATGGTTGGGCACACCTCCATTGTTTACTCAGTTGACGCTCATGCATCTGGCCTTATTGTTAGTGGGAGTGAAGATCGCCATGCCAAAATATGGAAAG ATGGAGTATGCGTTCAGAGTCTGGAACACCCAGGCTGTGTCTGGGATGCCAAGTTCCTGGAGAACGGAGACATTGTGACTGCATGTTCAGATGGAGTGGCTCGTGTCTGGACAGTACGTGATGGCATGATTGCAGATCAAATGGAGATTGATGCCTTTGATTCCCAACTTTCTCAGTATAAACTGAGCAG GAAAAAGGTTGGGGGAATGAAACTTGACGAGCTGCCGGGGCTTGATTCTCTGACTTTACCAG GTACCAGTGATGGCCAGACAAAAGTCGTAAGGGAGGGAGACAATGGTGTTGCTTATGTATGGAATATGAAGGATCAGAGATGGGACAAA ATTGGTGAGGTTGTTGATGGGCCAGAGGGTGTGGCTGACCGTCCTCTCCACGATGGAGTTCAGTATGATTTTG tTTTCGATGTTGACATTGGTGATGGGGAACCTATCCGAAAGCTTCCTTACAATCGATCAG ACAATCCGTATGATGCAGCTGACAAATGGCTTCTAAAAGAGAATCTTCCCCTCGCATACCGGCAGCAGATTGTTGAATTTATATTACAGAACTCTGGGCAGAAGGACTTCAATTTTAATCCATCTTTTCGTGATCCCTTCACCGGCG CAAATGCTTATGTACCTGGGCAATCATCTCATACAGCTG CAACTACGGCAAAACCCTTATACAAGCACATTCCAAAA AGAGGTGTACTAGTTTTCGATGTTGCTCAATATGATGGTATCCTGAAAAAGATGACAGAGTTCAACAATACTCTACGAGCTGATCCA GTACATACTGACAAGTCCCTGACAGAAGTTGAAGTATCCAGAGTTGGCGCAATGGTGAAAATACTCAAGGACACATCACATTACCATGCTACCAGTTTTGCTGGCATGGATATTTCTTTGATCTTGAAAGTGTTACAAGCATGGCCACCTGCGATGATGTTTCCTG ctACCGATTTAGTCAGGATGCTCGTTTTGCATCCTCATGGAGCAAGTCTACTTATCAAGCATGTGGAAGGCAACAATG ATCTGCTTCTGGATCTTATAAAGAAAGTCACAGAAGATTCGGCTCTTCCTGCAAATCTTCTAACAACTGTTCGTGTCCTTGTTAATCTATTCAAGAATCCTTCATTTCATTACTGGCTACAGAGGCATCATAGTCAA ATTCTTGATGCCTTCTCAAACTGTTATTCATCCCCAAATAAGAATCTGCAGTTGGCATATTCAACGTTGCTTCTCAA TTATGCAGTGTTATTAATAGAAAAGAAGGATCAAGAAGGCCAAGCTCAAGTCCTTTCAGCAGCATTACAG ATTGCAGAAGAGGACGCTGCAGATGTTGATTCCAAGTTCCGGAGTTTGGTAGCAATCGGCTCGCTG ATGCTTGAAGGCCTGGTGAAGAAGATAGCAATAGATTTTGAGGTGGAGAGCATTGCGAAATCAGCAAAGGCATCTAAGGAAGCTAAGATTGTGGAAGTTGGTGCTGATATCGATCTTGTAATTCGCCAACCTTAA
- the LOC106451921 gene encoding transcription termination factor MTEF1, chloroplastic-like codes for MRIKNQRRNLSMATVTASLRLQPLSSLSSSSSPPPSSRPLYLKFHTSHRENLRYLSSLGVIPQNPRLAPPVDNLPAILSAVNFLKSKGISDVDFPRLVYLCPQLFSPTFSISETDPVFDFLAGELGASAEESRGLIVNCPSLLLSDVEYCLRPTLVYLKELGVKNLNRASKTNAHVLNTRVEKLRAKVRFLKSIGFEHEEAARVCGRIPAIFGYSVEDNLRPKFEFLVYDMERELEELKKFPQYFGFSLGRRIKPRHWHLKKKGVKVSLSRMLMWGDHKFYSKWKP; via the coding sequence ATGAGGATAAAGAATCAACGACGGAATCTATCTATGGCTACTGTAACCGCTTCGCTTCGTCTTCAACCTCTATCATCACTCTCCTCGTCTTCCTCTCCTCCTCCAAGCTCGAGACCTCTCTATCTCAAGTTTCACACCTCACACCGCGAAAATCTAAGATACCTCTCGTCTCTCGGCGTAATCCCTCAGAATCCAAGACTCGCTCCTCCGGTGGACAACCTTCCGGCGATCCTCTCCGCCGTGAACTTCCTTAAATCTAAAGGAATCTCCGACGTAGACTTCCCTCGCCTCGTCTACCTCTGCCCGCAGCTCTTCTCTCCGACTTTCTCCATCTCCGAAACCGATCCCGTCTTCGATTtcctcgccggcgagctcggagCCTCCGCCGAGGAATCCAGAGGACTGATCGTGAACTGCCCGAGCCTCCTCCTCTCCGACGTCGAGTACTGCTTGAGGCCGACGCTGGTTTACCTCAAGGAGCTGGGGGTGAAGAATCTGAACAGAGCGAGCAAGACGAACGCGCACGTGCTCAACACGAGGGTGGAGAAGCTGAGAGCGAAGGTGAGGTTTCTCAAGAGCATAGGGTTTGAGCACGAGGAAGCGGCGAGAGTGTGCGGGAGGATACCGGCGATATTTGGGTACAGTGTGGAGGATAACTTGAGGCCCAAGtttgagtttttggtttatGATATGGAGAGAGAGTTGGAGGAGTTGAAGAAGTTTCCTCAGTACTTTGGGTTTAGCTTGGGGAGGAGGATAAAGCCGAGGCATTGGCATTTGAAGAAGAAGGGGGTTAAGGTTTCGCTTAGTAGGATGTTGATGTGGGGTGATCACAAGTTCTATTCCAAGTGGAAACCATGA
- the LOC106451922 gene encoding 30S ribosomal protein S17 has product MKPVIGTVVSNKMQKSVVVAVDRLFHNKLYNRYVKRTSKFMAHDETNACNIGDRVKLDPSRPLSKHKNWIVAEIIKKARIYSPQAAAAAALSFSAAKAPSESSVPPVSSS; this is encoded by the exons ATGAAGCCGGTGATAGGGACGGTGGTGTCGAACAAGATGCAGAAGTCGGTGGTGGTAGCCGTCGACAGACTCTTCCACAACAAACTCTACAATCGCTACGTCAAGCGTACTTCGAAGTTTATGGCTCACGACGAGACGAACGCCTGTAACATCGGCGATCGA GTGAAGTTGGATCCTTCGAGGCCATTGAGCAAGCATAAGAATTGGATTGTTGCTGAAATCATAAAGAAAGCACGAATCTATTCTCCACAGGCTGCTGCTGCAGCAGCTCTCAGTTTCTCAGCTGCAAAAGCTCCCTCTGAGTCTTCGGTTCCCCCTGTTTCATCTTCCTAA
- the LOC125575611 gene encoding protein TIC 62, chloroplastic-like yields the protein MEGTSFLRGQPLTTVPSLPRKRFLLQGWKSNQIVRFSGLKNQSDSRKSRSFFDLSLRASDKGPIKASSAVTDASPTNSEFKEQDLVFVAGATGKVGSRTVRELLKLGFRVRAGVRSAQRAKGLVQSVKDMNTDEGTQPVEKLEVVECDLEKKDSIQPALGNASVVICCIGASEKEISDITGPYRIDYLATKNLVDAATSAKVNNFILVTSLGTNKFGFPAAILNLFWGVLCWKRKAEEALIASGLNYAIVRPGGMERPTDAYKETHNLTLALDDTLFGGQVSNLQVAELLACMAKNPQLSCSKIVEVVAETTAPLTPIEKLFEKIPSKRPYVPPPKESVAAKEVPPVPAEPVKQESVAAKVVTPVPAEPITKEPTAPKEDEAPAQVKEVKPRPLSPYAAYEDLKPPTSPIPATALGATKAKEVDATPVPEVEATQAPVEAANVAPPPENPVEVNVPVVEEVKQVEEKKERPLSPYASYENLKPPSSPTPKASGIQKSDTLAPIPTDSDTGESSTVATTVTEEAEAPPAIPKMRPLSPYAAYADLKPPTSPTPASTGPKKTAPAEEISELPGGNDVLQTVDGSVITTESASVPETETVNSVTDTSLTPEESAADQPKPRPLSPYTM from the exons ATGGAAGGAACTAGTTTTCTCCGAGGGCAGCCTCTAACAACAGTACCCTCTCTTCCCAGAAAAAGGTTCCTCCTCCAAGGATGGAAGAGCAATCAGATTGTCAGGTTTTCAGGTTTGAAGAATCAATCCGATTCTCGAAAGTCAAGGTCTTTCTTCGATCTTAGCCTCAGAGCTTCAG ACAAAGGTCCCATAAAGGCAAGCTCTGCCGTAACTGATGCAAGCCCCACGAACTCAGAATTCAAGGAACAAGACCTTGTCTTTGTAGCTGGTGCTACCGGTAAAGTTGGTTCTAGGACTGTAAG GGAGCTACTGAAGCTCGGATTCCGAGTAAGAGCTGGAGTTCGAAGCGCTCAGAGAGCAAAAGGTCTTGTGCAG AGTGTTAAGGATATGAACACAGATGAAGGAACTCAAC CTGTAGAAAAGCTTGAAGTTGTGGAATGTGACTTGGAGAAGAAAGACTCAATACAGCCTGCACTGGGGAATGCATCTGTGGTTATATGCTGCATAGGTGCTAGCGAGAAAGAAATATCCGATATCACCGGCCCTTACAGGATTGATTACTTAGCCACCAAAAACCTTGTTGATGCTG CAACATCTGCAAAAGTTAATAACTTCATCTTGGTGACATCCTTGGGGACAAACAAATTTGGATTCCCTGCTGCTATTCTCAA TCTGTTCTGGGGAGTTCTTTGCTGGAAGAGAAAAGCTGAAGAAGCCTTGATTGCAAGTGGTCTCAACTACGCA ATAGTTAGGCCTGGAGGAATGGAGAGACCAACTGATGCATACAAGGAGACTCATAATCTCACTCTTGCTCTAGATGATACATTGTTTGGTGGTCAGGTCTCTAATCTCCAG GTTGCAGAATTGCTTGCTTGTATGGCTAAGAACCCTCAGCTTTCTTGCTCTAAGATTGTGGAAGTAGTTGCTGAAACAACTGCACCATTAACTCCTATTGAAAAGCTTTTTGAAAAGATTCCTTCAAAACGTCCTTATGTGCCTCCACCAAAG GAATCAGTTGCAGCGAAAGAGGTTCCACCAGTTCCTGCTGAGCCTGTCAAGCAAGAATCAGTTGCAGCCAAAGTGGTAACTCCAGTTCCTGCTGAGCCTATCACTAAAGAGCCAACAGCTCCCAAGGAGGATGAAGCACCTGCCCAAGTAAAAGAAGTGAAACCTAGGCCGTTGTCTCCTTATGCTGC CTATGAAGACTTGAAACCTCCAACATCTCCTATTCCGGCCACAGCACTTGGTGCCACCAAAGCTAAGGAGGTGGATGCAACTCCAGTTCCGGAGGTGGAGGCAACTCAGGCTCCTGTTGAGGCCGCCAATGTAGCTCCACCACCAGAAAATCCTGTTGAGGTCAATGTCCCAGTAGTAGAAGAAGTGAAACAGGTtgaggaaaagaaagagagGCCTCTTTCTCCTTATGctag CTATGAGAATCTAAAACCACCTTCATCACCCACTCCTAAAGCTTCTGGTATCCAGAAGAGCGATACTTTGGCGCCTATTCCAACAGATTCTGATACTGGTGAAAGCTCAACAGTTGCAACAACTGTCACTGAGGAGGCAGAAGCACCACCAGCCATACCAAAAATGAGACCTCTTTCTCCTTATGCAGC TTACGCAGACCTGAAACCACCAACCTCACCAACTCCTGCATCAACCGGTCCCAAGAAAACAGCACCTGCAGAAGAAATCTCAGAGTTGCCTGGAGGCAATGATGTGCTGCAAACGGTTGATGGTAGTGT GATCACGACTGAATCTGCTTCTGTGCCAGAGACAGAAACTGTTAACAGTGTGACAGACACTTCCCTTACCCCAGAAGAAAGTGCAGCTGATCAGCCAAAGCCAAGACCATTGTCACCTTACACAATGTGA